The following are from one region of the Mercenaria mercenaria strain notata unplaced genomic scaffold, MADL_Memer_1 contig_1807, whole genome shotgun sequence genome:
- the LOC128551888 gene encoding oxidation resistance protein 1-like isoform X5 — MSKKGTLTSRTLDKLGFGSFRFRGNTQPAHADELDLKTADNNGQTSVNTITGGELDIPEPAVNPSKSVFYVDEAPVMVTTATEEDTNETTTAVQEKKKKQQPEGTLEYTVQDRDTLEKIAAHYDTTPSELKKLNKLISAMIFAGQVIYIPDKNYVPRKSTSSVSSEDSSSQHQVDSVFGSPQDKPKMDVPLVRSGNNSPSKVPGHVERQTSTSPTAFDFEVVTPHKLSEDEVQQLDQDCMERFIKLKVKHITDGQIYKTHPKKGVVKGTLLVTPNAVMFDPDVSDPLVLEHGAEKYGMIAPMEMIISAAMYHDIAAMKLRGKRQEDGSSYPKPEVYHDKACPMAKEILLSSQKTDQSKHSSLSLSENLKNILRNPLNKSESVCSCGKGVTNDRLESVSGDEADSTKLNEEMNKGRQDEVHANDDSKVNDDRISDKTNDSVFSEGNGDTDTVGNGGDEAGSGNGTRVKSSPRLDGRGQKKLSVSFSLPETDTVSPGKEKISPGLETLLDLEDTDKTKADEVKETVNTGDEHTDNKAQENSKTQSENENGDKETRIGNIVYLPVEEDANGEVTVQSVEKTANTLSKLSVDEFSQISKSDTDLVDSSLNVENKEVEKTRSASTSSLGPFSPTPHLSAFVNYATGFFQRHASDSSIKDIKDVLIDSLSDLKMPESKIDSKEPKNETHYDVPTVSAAPTGKRRGKMSRHGDQAPSSNVAVESAVTMDEKPDLLTMDYDKFAPRKSQSYPDPPLYLCLRLGTPQNKNVFHNYTIESYGKRRKRSEYWFSIPREKVDHLYAFFVQWTPEIYGDEEEITPEKRGFVVIEDDDSEDLEMLDEHFGPNSAFQKDWEV; from the exons AACCTGCAGTAAATCCATCAAAGTCAGTGTTTTATGTTGATGAAGCTCCAGTCATGGTTACCACAGCAACAGAAGAAGACACCAATGAAACAACAACAGCTGTGCAAGAGAAAAAGAAGAAGCAACAACCAGAGGGGACACTGGAATACACG GTACAAGACCGGGACACTTTAGAGAAGATAGCTGCTCACTATGACACCACTCCATCAGAGCTGAAGAAACTGAATAAGCTTATATCTGCCATGATATTTGCTGGACAG GTAATTTACATCCCTGATAAAAATTATGTTCCAAGAAAGTCCACATCGTCAGTTTCGTCTGAAGATTCAAGTTCCCAGCATCAGGTGGATTCAGTGTTTGGGAGTCCACAAGATAAGCCTAAAATG GATGTGCCCCTGGTCAGATCGGGTAACAATTCGCCGTCGAAAGTCCCGGGACATGTTGAACGACAGACCTCTACATCTCCAACAGCATTTGACTTTGAAGTTGTCACTCCGCATAAACTCTCAGAGGATGAGGTACAACAGTTAGACCAGGACTGTATGGAGAGGTTTAtaaaactcaaggtcaaacaTATAACAGACGGACAG ATTTATAAGACACATCCAAAGAAG GGAGTTGTAAAGGGAACGCTGCTGGTGACCCCAAATGCTGTAATGTTTGACCCAGATGTCTCAGATCCACTAGTTCTAGAACACGGTGCCGAGAAGTATGGCATGATAGCGCCGATGGAAATGATAATCAGTGCAGCCATGTACCATGACATAGCCGCCATGAAATTACGAGGAAAGAGACA GGAAGATGGATCAAGTTATCCTAAACCAGAGGTATATCATGACAAAGCTTGTCCAATGGCAAAAGAGATACTCTTGTCTTCACAAAAGACAGACCAATCCAAACACAGTTCCTTATCCCTCTCAGAAAACCTGAAAAATATTCTTAGAAACCCTCTCAATAAGTCAGAAAGTGTCTGCTCTTGTGGAAAAGGTGTTACTAATGACAGATTAGAGTCAGTTTCTGGTGACGAAGCTGACTCTACTAAACTAAATGAAGAAATGAATAAAGGGAGACAAGATGAAGTGCATGCTAATGATGATTCTAAAGTAAATGATGATAGAATTAgtgataaaacaaatgacagtgtGTTCAGTGAAGGTAATGGTGATACAGACACTGTAGGTAATGGAGGTGATGAAGCAGGTAGTGGAAATGGAACAAGAGTGAAATCTAGTCCAAGACTTGATGGTAGAGGTCAGAAAAAGTTATCTGTGTCTTTTTCTCTACCGGAAACTGACACAGTGTCTCCAGGTAAGGAGAAGATTTCTCCAGGGCTGGAAACTTTGCTGGATTTAGAAGATACTGATAAAACAAAGGCTGAtgaagtaaaagaaactgttaatACTGGAGATGAACATACAGATAATAAAGCACAGGAAAATAGTAAAACTCAGTCGGAAAATGAAAATGGAGATAAAGAAACAAGAATAGGAAATATTGTTTATCTCCCTGTTGAAGAGGATGCAAATGGGGAGGTAACTGTGCAGTCAGTGGAGAAAACTGCAAATACACTGTCAAAACTAAGTGTGGATGAATTTTCCCAAATTTCTAAGTCAGATACTGATCTTGTTGATAGTAGTTTGAATGTTGAGAACAAAGAGGTTGAAAAAACAAGATCAGCTTCAACCAGTTCTTTGGGGCCTTTCAGCCCAACTCCTCATCTGAGTGCTTTTGTAAACTATGCAACTGGCTTCTTCCAGAGACATGCTTCAGACAGTAGTATCAAAGACATAAAGGATGTGCTTATTGATTCATTATCAGACTTAAAAATGCCAGAGTCCAAAATCGACTCTAAAGAACCTAAAAATGAAACACACTATGATGTTCCAACTGTGTCTGCAGCTCCAACAGGAAAAAGACGTGGTAAAATGAGTCGTCATGGAGACCAGGCGCCATCTAGTAATGTGGCAGTAGAAAGTGCCGTTACAATGGATGAAAAACCAGACTTACTGACAATGGATTATGACA AGTTTGCCCCACGTAAATCTCAGTCGTATCCAGACCCACCTCTATACTTGTGCCTCCGCCTCGGCACCCCACAGAACAAGAATGTCTTCCATAACTACACCATAGAGTCATATGGCAAGAGAAGGAAGAGGTCCGAATACTGGTTCTCAATTCCAAGAGAAAA agttgATCACCTTTATGCATTTTTTGTGCAATGGACACCAGAAATTTATGGGGATGAGGAGGAGATAACACCGGAGAAACGAGGGTTTGTTGTCATAGAGGACGACGACAGTGAGGACTTGGAGATGTTAGATGAACATTTTGGGCCTAATTCAGCCTTCCAGAAAGACTGGGAGGTATGA
- the LOC128551888 gene encoding oxidation resistance protein 1-like isoform X3, with product MSKKGTLTSRTLDKLGFGSFRFRGNTQPAHADELDLKTADNNGQTSVNTITGGELDIPDKHHKKTLREKIWGSRPEEPAVNPSKSVFYVDEAPVMVTTATEEDTNETTTAVQEKKKKQQPEGTLEYTVQDRDTLEKIAAHYDTTPSELKKLNKLISAMIFAGQVIYIPDKNYVPRKSTSSVSSEDSSSQHQVDSVFGSPQDKPKMDVPLVRSGNNSPSKVPGHVERQTSTSPTAFDFEVVTPHKLSEDEVQQLDQDCMERFIKLKVKHITDGQIYKTHPKKGVVKGTLLVTPNAVMFDPDVSDPLVLEHGAEKYGMIAPMEMIISAAMYHDIAAMKLRGKRQEDGSSYPKPEVYHDKACPMAKEILLSSQKTDQSKHSSLSLSENLKNILRNPLNKSESVCSCGKGVTNDRLESVSGDEADSTKLNEEMNKGRQDEVHANDDSKVNDDRISDKTNDSVFSEGNGDTDTVGNGGDEAGSGNGTRVKSSPRLDGRGQKKLSVSFSLPETDTVSPGKEKISPGLETLLDLEDTDKTKADEVKETVNTGDEHTDNKAQENSKTQSENENGDKETRIGNIVYLPVEEDANGEVTVQSVEKTANTLSKLSVDEFSQISKSDTDLVDSSLNVENKEVEKTRSASTSSLGPFSPTPHLSAFVNYATGFFQRHASDSSIKDIKDVLIDSLSDLKMPESKIDSKEPKNETHYDVPTVSAAPTGKRRGKMSRHGDQAPSSNVAVESAVTMDEKPDLLTMDYDKFAPRKSQSYPDPPLYLCLRLGTPQNKNVFHNYTIESYGKRRKRSEYWFSIPREKVDHLYAFFVQWTPEIYGDEEEITPEKRGFVVIEDDDSEDLEMLDEHFGPNSAFQKDWEV from the exons AACCTGCAGTAAATCCATCAAAGTCAGTGTTTTATGTTGATGAAGCTCCAGTCATGGTTACCACAGCAACAGAAGAAGACACCAATGAAACAACAACAGCTGTGCAAGAGAAAAAGAAGAAGCAACAACCAGAGGGGACACTGGAATACACG GTACAAGACCGGGACACTTTAGAGAAGATAGCTGCTCACTATGACACCACTCCATCAGAGCTGAAGAAACTGAATAAGCTTATATCTGCCATGATATTTGCTGGACAG GTAATTTACATCCCTGATAAAAATTATGTTCCAAGAAAGTCCACATCGTCAGTTTCGTCTGAAGATTCAAGTTCCCAGCATCAGGTGGATTCAGTGTTTGGGAGTCCACAAGATAAGCCTAAAATG GATGTGCCCCTGGTCAGATCGGGTAACAATTCGCCGTCGAAAGTCCCGGGACATGTTGAACGACAGACCTCTACATCTCCAACAGCATTTGACTTTGAAGTTGTCACTCCGCATAAACTCTCAGAGGATGAGGTACAACAGTTAGACCAGGACTGTATGGAGAGGTTTAtaaaactcaaggtcaaacaTATAACAGACGGACAG ATTTATAAGACACATCCAAAGAAG GGAGTTGTAAAGGGAACGCTGCTGGTGACCCCAAATGCTGTAATGTTTGACCCAGATGTCTCAGATCCACTAGTTCTAGAACACGGTGCCGAGAAGTATGGCATGATAGCGCCGATGGAAATGATAATCAGTGCAGCCATGTACCATGACATAGCCGCCATGAAATTACGAGGAAAGAGACA GGAAGATGGATCAAGTTATCCTAAACCAGAGGTATATCATGACAAAGCTTGTCCAATGGCAAAAGAGATACTCTTGTCTTCACAAAAGACAGACCAATCCAAACACAGTTCCTTATCCCTCTCAGAAAACCTGAAAAATATTCTTAGAAACCCTCTCAATAAGTCAGAAAGTGTCTGCTCTTGTGGAAAAGGTGTTACTAATGACAGATTAGAGTCAGTTTCTGGTGACGAAGCTGACTCTACTAAACTAAATGAAGAAATGAATAAAGGGAGACAAGATGAAGTGCATGCTAATGATGATTCTAAAGTAAATGATGATAGAATTAgtgataaaacaaatgacagtgtGTTCAGTGAAGGTAATGGTGATACAGACACTGTAGGTAATGGAGGTGATGAAGCAGGTAGTGGAAATGGAACAAGAGTGAAATCTAGTCCAAGACTTGATGGTAGAGGTCAGAAAAAGTTATCTGTGTCTTTTTCTCTACCGGAAACTGACACAGTGTCTCCAGGTAAGGAGAAGATTTCTCCAGGGCTGGAAACTTTGCTGGATTTAGAAGATACTGATAAAACAAAGGCTGAtgaagtaaaagaaactgttaatACTGGAGATGAACATACAGATAATAAAGCACAGGAAAATAGTAAAACTCAGTCGGAAAATGAAAATGGAGATAAAGAAACAAGAATAGGAAATATTGTTTATCTCCCTGTTGAAGAGGATGCAAATGGGGAGGTAACTGTGCAGTCAGTGGAGAAAACTGCAAATACACTGTCAAAACTAAGTGTGGATGAATTTTCCCAAATTTCTAAGTCAGATACTGATCTTGTTGATAGTAGTTTGAATGTTGAGAACAAAGAGGTTGAAAAAACAAGATCAGCTTCAACCAGTTCTTTGGGGCCTTTCAGCCCAACTCCTCATCTGAGTGCTTTTGTAAACTATGCAACTGGCTTCTTCCAGAGACATGCTTCAGACAGTAGTATCAAAGACATAAAGGATGTGCTTATTGATTCATTATCAGACTTAAAAATGCCAGAGTCCAAAATCGACTCTAAAGAACCTAAAAATGAAACACACTATGATGTTCCAACTGTGTCTGCAGCTCCAACAGGAAAAAGACGTGGTAAAATGAGTCGTCATGGAGACCAGGCGCCATCTAGTAATGTGGCAGTAGAAAGTGCCGTTACAATGGATGAAAAACCAGACTTACTGACAATGGATTATGACA AGTTTGCCCCACGTAAATCTCAGTCGTATCCAGACCCACCTCTATACTTGTGCCTCCGCCTCGGCACCCCACAGAACAAGAATGTCTTCCATAACTACACCATAGAGTCATATGGCAAGAGAAGGAAGAGGTCCGAATACTGGTTCTCAATTCCAAGAGAAAA agttgATCACCTTTATGCATTTTTTGTGCAATGGACACCAGAAATTTATGGGGATGAGGAGGAGATAACACCGGAGAAACGAGGGTTTGTTGTCATAGAGGACGACGACAGTGAGGACTTGGAGATGTTAGATGAACATTTTGGGCCTAATTCAGCCTTCCAGAAAGACTGGGAGGTATGA
- the LOC128551888 gene encoding oxidation resistance protein 1-like isoform X4 has translation MSKKGTLTSRTLDKLGFGSFRFRGNTQPAHADELDLKTADNNGQTSVNTITGGELDIPVELVSRYSTENLDSLVKPAVNPSKSVFYVDEAPVMVTTATEEDTNETTTAVQEKKKKQQPEGTLEYTVQDRDTLEKIAAHYDTTPSELKKLNKLISAMIFAGQVIYIPDKNYVPRKSTSSVSSEDSSSQHQVDSVFGSPQDKPKMDVPLVRSGNNSPSKVPGHVERQTSTSPTAFDFEVVTPHKLSEDEVQQLDQDCMERFIKLKVKHITDGQIYKTHPKKGVVKGTLLVTPNAVMFDPDVSDPLVLEHGAEKYGMIAPMEMIISAAMYHDIAAMKLRGKRQEDGSSYPKPEVYHDKACPMAKEILLSSQKTDQSKHSSLSLSENLKNILRNPLNKSESVCSCGKGVTNDRLESVSGDEADSTKLNEEMNKGRQDEVHANDDSKVNDDRISDKTNDSVFSEGNGDTDTVGNGGDEAGSGNGTRVKSSPRLDGRGQKKLSVSFSLPETDTVSPGKEKISPGLETLLDLEDTDKTKADEVKETVNTGDEHTDNKAQENSKTQSENENGDKETRIGNIVYLPVEEDANGEVTVQSVEKTANTLSKLSVDEFSQISKSDTDLVDSSLNVENKEVEKTRSASTSSLGPFSPTPHLSAFVNYATGFFQRHASDSSIKDIKDVLIDSLSDLKMPESKIDSKEPKNETHYDVPTVSAAPTGKRRGKMSRHGDQAPSSNVAVESAVTMDEKPDLLTMDYDKFAPRKSQSYPDPPLYLCLRLGTPQNKNVFHNYTIESYGKRRKRSEYWFSIPREKVDHLYAFFVQWTPEIYGDEEEITPEKRGFVVIEDDDSEDLEMLDEHFGPNSAFQKDWEV, from the exons AACCTGCAGTAAATCCATCAAAGTCAGTGTTTTATGTTGATGAAGCTCCAGTCATGGTTACCACAGCAACAGAAGAAGACACCAATGAAACAACAACAGCTGTGCAAGAGAAAAAGAAGAAGCAACAACCAGAGGGGACACTGGAATACACG GTACAAGACCGGGACACTTTAGAGAAGATAGCTGCTCACTATGACACCACTCCATCAGAGCTGAAGAAACTGAATAAGCTTATATCTGCCATGATATTTGCTGGACAG GTAATTTACATCCCTGATAAAAATTATGTTCCAAGAAAGTCCACATCGTCAGTTTCGTCTGAAGATTCAAGTTCCCAGCATCAGGTGGATTCAGTGTTTGGGAGTCCACAAGATAAGCCTAAAATG GATGTGCCCCTGGTCAGATCGGGTAACAATTCGCCGTCGAAAGTCCCGGGACATGTTGAACGACAGACCTCTACATCTCCAACAGCATTTGACTTTGAAGTTGTCACTCCGCATAAACTCTCAGAGGATGAGGTACAACAGTTAGACCAGGACTGTATGGAGAGGTTTAtaaaactcaaggtcaaacaTATAACAGACGGACAG ATTTATAAGACACATCCAAAGAAG GGAGTTGTAAAGGGAACGCTGCTGGTGACCCCAAATGCTGTAATGTTTGACCCAGATGTCTCAGATCCACTAGTTCTAGAACACGGTGCCGAGAAGTATGGCATGATAGCGCCGATGGAAATGATAATCAGTGCAGCCATGTACCATGACATAGCCGCCATGAAATTACGAGGAAAGAGACA GGAAGATGGATCAAGTTATCCTAAACCAGAGGTATATCATGACAAAGCTTGTCCAATGGCAAAAGAGATACTCTTGTCTTCACAAAAGACAGACCAATCCAAACACAGTTCCTTATCCCTCTCAGAAAACCTGAAAAATATTCTTAGAAACCCTCTCAATAAGTCAGAAAGTGTCTGCTCTTGTGGAAAAGGTGTTACTAATGACAGATTAGAGTCAGTTTCTGGTGACGAAGCTGACTCTACTAAACTAAATGAAGAAATGAATAAAGGGAGACAAGATGAAGTGCATGCTAATGATGATTCTAAAGTAAATGATGATAGAATTAgtgataaaacaaatgacagtgtGTTCAGTGAAGGTAATGGTGATACAGACACTGTAGGTAATGGAGGTGATGAAGCAGGTAGTGGAAATGGAACAAGAGTGAAATCTAGTCCAAGACTTGATGGTAGAGGTCAGAAAAAGTTATCTGTGTCTTTTTCTCTACCGGAAACTGACACAGTGTCTCCAGGTAAGGAGAAGATTTCTCCAGGGCTGGAAACTTTGCTGGATTTAGAAGATACTGATAAAACAAAGGCTGAtgaagtaaaagaaactgttaatACTGGAGATGAACATACAGATAATAAAGCACAGGAAAATAGTAAAACTCAGTCGGAAAATGAAAATGGAGATAAAGAAACAAGAATAGGAAATATTGTTTATCTCCCTGTTGAAGAGGATGCAAATGGGGAGGTAACTGTGCAGTCAGTGGAGAAAACTGCAAATACACTGTCAAAACTAAGTGTGGATGAATTTTCCCAAATTTCTAAGTCAGATACTGATCTTGTTGATAGTAGTTTGAATGTTGAGAACAAAGAGGTTGAAAAAACAAGATCAGCTTCAACCAGTTCTTTGGGGCCTTTCAGCCCAACTCCTCATCTGAGTGCTTTTGTAAACTATGCAACTGGCTTCTTCCAGAGACATGCTTCAGACAGTAGTATCAAAGACATAAAGGATGTGCTTATTGATTCATTATCAGACTTAAAAATGCCAGAGTCCAAAATCGACTCTAAAGAACCTAAAAATGAAACACACTATGATGTTCCAACTGTGTCTGCAGCTCCAACAGGAAAAAGACGTGGTAAAATGAGTCGTCATGGAGACCAGGCGCCATCTAGTAATGTGGCAGTAGAAAGTGCCGTTACAATGGATGAAAAACCAGACTTACTGACAATGGATTATGACA AGTTTGCCCCACGTAAATCTCAGTCGTATCCAGACCCACCTCTATACTTGTGCCTCCGCCTCGGCACCCCACAGAACAAGAATGTCTTCCATAACTACACCATAGAGTCATATGGCAAGAGAAGGAAGAGGTCCGAATACTGGTTCTCAATTCCAAGAGAAAA agttgATCACCTTTATGCATTTTTTGTGCAATGGACACCAGAAATTTATGGGGATGAGGAGGAGATAACACCGGAGAAACGAGGGTTTGTTGTCATAGAGGACGACGACAGTGAGGACTTGGAGATGTTAGATGAACATTTTGGGCCTAATTCAGCCTTCCAGAAAGACTGGGAGGTATGA